One Peromyscus leucopus breed LL Stock chromosome 4, UCI_PerLeu_2.1, whole genome shotgun sequence genomic region harbors:
- the Slc20a1 gene encoding sodium-dependent phosphate transporter 1 isoform X3, giving the protein MASTVAPITSTLAAVTAAAPSVDDKLWMLILGFIIAFVLAFSVGANDVANSFGTAVGSGVVTLKQACILASIFETVGSALLGAKVSETIRKGLIDVEMYNSTQGLLMAGSVSAMFGSAVWQLVASFLKLPISGTHCIVGATIGFSLVAKGQRGVKWSELIKIVMSWFVSPLLSGIMSGILFFLVRAFILRKADPVPNGLRALPVFYACTIGINLFSIMYTGAPWLKSPRRWLACAHFRRLQASVC; this is encoded by the exons ATGGCATCTACTGTGGCACCGATCACTAGTACTCTAGCTGCTGTTACTGCTGCTGCTCCCTCGGTGGATGACAAACTATGGATGCTCATCCTGGGCTTCATCATCGCATTTGTCCTGGCATTCTCCGTGGGAGCCAATGATGTAGCAAATTCGTTTGGTACAGCTGTGGGTTCAGGTGTGGTGACCCTGAAGCAAGCCTGCATCCTCGCTAGCATCTTCGAAACTGTGGGCTCCGCCTTGCTGGGGGCCAAAGTGAGTGAAACCATCCGGAAGGGCTTGATTGATGTGGAGATGTACAACTCCACTCAAGGCCTGCTCATGGCTGGCTCTGTCAGTGCTATGTTTG GTTCTGCGGTGTGGCAACTAGTGGCTTCGTTTTTGAAGCTCCCCATTTCTGGGACCCATTGTATTGTCGGTGCAACCATCGGTTTCTCCCTCGTGGCGAAGGGGCAGAGGGGCGTCAAGTGGTCTGAACTGATAAAAATTG TGATGTCTTGGTTCGTCTCTCCACTGCTCTCCGGTATTATGTCTGGAATTTTATTCTTCCTTGTTCGTGCATTCATCCTCCGTAAG GCAGATCCAGTTCCTAATGGCTTACGTGCTTTACCAGTTTTTTATGCCTGCACAATTGGAATAAACCTCTTTTCCATTATGTATACTGGAGCACCGT GGCTGAAATCTCCTAGAAGGTGGCTGGCCTGCGCCCATTTCAGAAGGCTGCAGGCTAGTGTATGCTGA
- the Slc20a1 gene encoding sodium-dependent phosphate transporter 1 isoform X1 — protein sequence MASTVAPITSTLAAVTAAAPSVDDKLWMLILGFIIAFVLAFSVGANDVANSFGTAVGSGVVTLKQACILASIFETVGSALLGAKVSETIRKGLIDVEMYNSTQGLLMAGSVSAMFGSAVWQLVASFLKLPISGTHCIVGATIGFSLVAKGQRGVKWSELIKIVMSWFVSPLLSGIMSGILFFLVRAFILRKADPVPNGLRALPVFYACTIGINLFSIMYTGAPLLGFDKLPLWGTILISVGCAVFCALFVWFFVCPRMKRKIEREIKSSPSESPLMEKKNNLKEDHEETKMSLGDVENGNPVSEVSCTTGPLRAVVEERTVSFKLGDLEEAPERERLPMDLKEETSIDGTINGAVQLPNGNLVQFSQTVSNQINSSGHYQYHTVHKDSGLYKELLHKLHLAKVGDCMGDSGDKPLRRNNSYTSYTMAICGMPLDSFRAKEGEQKGEEMETLTWPNADTKKRIRMDSYTSYCNAVSDLHSESEMDMNVKAEMGLGDRKGSSGSLEEWYDQDKPEVSLLFQFLQILTACFGSFAHGGNDVSNAIGPLVALYLVYETEDVSTKMATPIWLLLYGGVGICIGLWVWGRRVIQTMGKDLTPITPSSGFSIELASALTVVIASNIGLPISTTHCKVGSVVSVGWLRSKKAVDWRLFRNIFMAWFVTVPISGVISAAIMAIFKYIIPKV from the exons ATGGCATCTACTGTGGCACCGATCACTAGTACTCTAGCTGCTGTTACTGCTGCTGCTCCCTCGGTGGATGACAAACTATGGATGCTCATCCTGGGCTTCATCATCGCATTTGTCCTGGCATTCTCCGTGGGAGCCAATGATGTAGCAAATTCGTTTGGTACAGCTGTGGGTTCAGGTGTGGTGACCCTGAAGCAAGCCTGCATCCTCGCTAGCATCTTCGAAACTGTGGGCTCCGCCTTGCTGGGGGCCAAAGTGAGTGAAACCATCCGGAAGGGCTTGATTGATGTGGAGATGTACAACTCCACTCAAGGCCTGCTCATGGCTGGCTCTGTCAGTGCTATGTTTG GTTCTGCGGTGTGGCAACTAGTGGCTTCGTTTTTGAAGCTCCCCATTTCTGGGACCCATTGTATTGTCGGTGCAACCATCGGTTTCTCCCTCGTGGCGAAGGGGCAGAGGGGCGTCAAGTGGTCTGAACTGATAAAAATTG TGATGTCTTGGTTCGTCTCTCCACTGCTCTCCGGTATTATGTCTGGAATTTTATTCTTCCTTGTTCGTGCATTCATCCTCCGTAAG GCAGATCCAGTTCCTAATGGCTTACGTGCTTTACCAGTTTTTTATGCCTGCACAATTGGAATAAACCTCTTTTCCATTATGTATACTGGAGCACCGT TGCTGGGCTTTGACAAACTTCCTCTGTGGGGTACCATCCTCATCTCGGTGGGATGTGCAGTTTTCTGTGCCCTTTTCGTCTGGTTCTTTGTATGTCCCAGGATGAAGAGAAAAATCGAAC GAGAAATAAAGTCTAGTCCCTCCGAAAGTCCTTTAATGGAAAAGAAGAACAACTTGAAAGAAGACCATGAAGAAACAAAGATGTCTCTTGGGGATGTTGAGAACGGGAATCCTGTGTCTGAGGTGTCATGTACCACAGGGCCTCTCCGGGCtgtggtggaggagagaacagtATCATTCAAACTTGGGGACCTGGAGGAAGCTCCAGAGCGAGAGCGGCTTCCCATGGACTTGAAGGAGGAGACCAGCATAGATGGTACCATCAATG GTGCAGTGCAGTTGCCTAATGGGAACCTTGTTCAGTTCAGTCAAACTGTCAGCAACCAGATCAACTCCAGCGGTCACTATCAGTATCACACCGTGCACAAGGATTCTGGCTTGTACAAAGAGCTTCTCCATAAATTACATCTGGCCAAGGTGGGAGACTGCATGGGAGACTCTGGGGACAAGCCCTTGAGGCGCAACAACAGCTACACTTCCTACACCATGGCAATATGTGGCATGCCCCTGGATTCATTCCGTGCCAAAGAAGGGGAGCAGAAGGGGGAAGAAATGGAGACGCTGACATGGCCTAATGCAGACACCAAGAAGCGGATCCGAATGGACAGTTACACCAGTTACTGCAATGCTGTGTCTGACCTTCACTCTGAATCTGAGATGGACATGAATGTCAAGGCTGAGATGGGTCTGGGTGACAGAAAAGGAAGCAGTGGCTCTCTTGAAGAGTGGTATGACCAGGATAAGCCTGAAGTCTCCCTCCTTTTCCAGTTTCTGCAGATCCTTACAGCCTGCTTTGGGTCGTTTGCCCACGGTGGCAATGATGTCAG CAATGCCATCGGTCCTCTGGTTGCTTTGTATCTTGTTTATGAAACGGAAGATGTATCTACAAAAATGGCAACACCGATCTGGCTTCTGCTGTATGGTGGTGTTGGTATCTGCATAGGGCTGTGGGTCTGGGGAAGAAGAGTTATCCAGACCATGGGGAAGGACCTGACACCAATCACACCCTCCAG TGGTTTCAGTATTGAACTGGCATCTGCCCTCACTGTGGTCATCGCATCGAACATTGGCCTTCCCATCAGCACAACACACTGTAAA gTGGGCTCTGTTGTGTCTGTTGGTTGGCTCCGATCCAAGAAGGCTGTCGACTGGCGACTGTTTCGCAACATTTTTATGGCCTGGTTTGTCACAGTCCCCATTTCTGGGGTTATCAGTGCTGCTATCATGGCAATATTCAAGTACATCATCCCAAAAGTGTGA
- the Slc20a1 gene encoding sodium-dependent phosphate transporter 1 isoform X2, protein MKRKIEREIKSSPSESPLMEKKNNLKEDHEETKMSLGDVENGNPVSEVSCTTGPLRAVVEERTVSFKLGDLEEAPERERLPMDLKEETSIDGTINGAVQLPNGNLVQFSQTVSNQINSSGHYQYHTVHKDSGLYKELLHKLHLAKVGDCMGDSGDKPLRRNNSYTSYTMAICGMPLDSFRAKEGEQKGEEMETLTWPNADTKKRIRMDSYTSYCNAVSDLHSESEMDMNVKAEMGLGDRKGSSGSLEEWYDQDKPEVSLLFQFLQILTACFGSFAHGGNDVSNAIGPLVALYLVYETEDVSTKMATPIWLLLYGGVGICIGLWVWGRRVIQTMGKDLTPITPSSGFSIELASALTVVIASNIGLPISTTHCKVGSVVSVGWLRSKKAVDWRLFRNIFMAWFVTVPISGVISAAIMAIFKYIIPKV, encoded by the exons ATGAAGAGAAAAATCGAAC GAGAAATAAAGTCTAGTCCCTCCGAAAGTCCTTTAATGGAAAAGAAGAACAACTTGAAAGAAGACCATGAAGAAACAAAGATGTCTCTTGGGGATGTTGAGAACGGGAATCCTGTGTCTGAGGTGTCATGTACCACAGGGCCTCTCCGGGCtgtggtggaggagagaacagtATCATTCAAACTTGGGGACCTGGAGGAAGCTCCAGAGCGAGAGCGGCTTCCCATGGACTTGAAGGAGGAGACCAGCATAGATGGTACCATCAATG GTGCAGTGCAGTTGCCTAATGGGAACCTTGTTCAGTTCAGTCAAACTGTCAGCAACCAGATCAACTCCAGCGGTCACTATCAGTATCACACCGTGCACAAGGATTCTGGCTTGTACAAAGAGCTTCTCCATAAATTACATCTGGCCAAGGTGGGAGACTGCATGGGAGACTCTGGGGACAAGCCCTTGAGGCGCAACAACAGCTACACTTCCTACACCATGGCAATATGTGGCATGCCCCTGGATTCATTCCGTGCCAAAGAAGGGGAGCAGAAGGGGGAAGAAATGGAGACGCTGACATGGCCTAATGCAGACACCAAGAAGCGGATCCGAATGGACAGTTACACCAGTTACTGCAATGCTGTGTCTGACCTTCACTCTGAATCTGAGATGGACATGAATGTCAAGGCTGAGATGGGTCTGGGTGACAGAAAAGGAAGCAGTGGCTCTCTTGAAGAGTGGTATGACCAGGATAAGCCTGAAGTCTCCCTCCTTTTCCAGTTTCTGCAGATCCTTACAGCCTGCTTTGGGTCGTTTGCCCACGGTGGCAATGATGTCAG CAATGCCATCGGTCCTCTGGTTGCTTTGTATCTTGTTTATGAAACGGAAGATGTATCTACAAAAATGGCAACACCGATCTGGCTTCTGCTGTATGGTGGTGTTGGTATCTGCATAGGGCTGTGGGTCTGGGGAAGAAGAGTTATCCAGACCATGGGGAAGGACCTGACACCAATCACACCCTCCAG TGGTTTCAGTATTGAACTGGCATCTGCCCTCACTGTGGTCATCGCATCGAACATTGGCCTTCCCATCAGCACAACACACTGTAAA gTGGGCTCTGTTGTGTCTGTTGGTTGGCTCCGATCCAAGAAGGCTGTCGACTGGCGACTGTTTCGCAACATTTTTATGGCCTGGTTTGTCACAGTCCCCATTTCTGGGGTTATCAGTGCTGCTATCATGGCAATATTCAAGTACATCATCCCAAAAGTGTGA